One part of the Xiphophorus maculatus strain JP 163 A chromosome 1, X_maculatus-5.0-male, whole genome shotgun sequence genome encodes these proteins:
- the LOC111611618 gene encoding uncharacterized protein LOC111611618 isoform X1, giving the protein MKVCLTLICLFFLTALQDGDAAGTHAEKEGGNITVGCTFSFSGSPMYFCKENCEGENILIETKENTAQKGRYSIEWVKNDFMSYVLYVSISELKRSDSGRYRCGLGSIARRYEDFYLDVTEASNSLEPNWTLETFTATFLSSTSVTTAATLTQRLISSSSTTIQQTTILSEPNGETFLLFYLGLGLAVLIVLLATVLLIYCQRKRFHQQKGRPAETNPTDLTINTIYEEIREEDRENKPPAGEISSVYVYVQPDKPNAAESNEIYSLASEPQGQAKDGEAEYSEVQLLNDDTGSNGGHLGVSDNVTCSEPQLDMSSGSHGNSSNPLYSSITLEQELC; this is encoded by the exons ATGAAGGTCTGTCTCACTCTGATCtgcctcttcttcctca CAGCTCTGCAGGATGGAGACGCTGCAGGAACTCATGCAGAAAAGGAAGGAGGAAACATCACAGTTGGAtgtacatttagtttttctggAAGCCCAATGTACTTCTGCAAGGAAAACTGTGAAGGAGAAAATATTCTgattgaaacaaaagaaaacacagctcAGAAAGGCAGATACAGCATTGAGTGggtaaaaaatgattttatgtcATATGTTCTCTATGTGAGCATCTCAGAACTGAAACGGTCTGACTCAGGACGGTACCGATGTGGTTTGGGTTCAATCGCACGTCGATATGAAGATTTTTATCTGGATGTGACTGAAG CTTCAAACAGTTTAGAACCAAACTGGACCCTGGAAACTTTTACAGCAACATTTCTATCATCAACTTCTgtaacaacagcagcaacattaACACAAAGGTTGATTTCCTCTTCATCTACAACCATCCAACAGACCACAATATTATCTGAACCCAATG gtgaaacatttctgctgttttatctgGGTCTGGGTCTGGCCGTCCTGATCGTCTTGTTAGCGACAGTTCTGCTGATTTACTGCCAGAGGAAACGCTTCCATCAACAGAAAG gtcgTCCAGCAGAAACAAATCCCACTGATTTAACA ATCAACACCATTTATGAGGAGATcagagaggaggacagagagaacAAACCTCCTGCTGGGGAAATATCTTCAGTTTATGTTTACGTCCAACCCGACAAACCAAACGCAGCTGAAAGCAACGAAATATACAGCCTGGCCAGCGAACCGCAGGGGCAA GCTAAAGATGGAGAAGCAGAGTATTCTGAAGTGCAGTTGTTGAACGATGACACCGGATCcaacggcggccatcttggtgTTTCAGATAACGTCACCTGCTCAGAACCTCAGTTAGATATGAGCTCTGGTAGCCATGGAAACAGTTCAAATCCTCTTTATTCCAGCATTACTTTAGAACAAGAGCTTTGCTGA
- the LOC111611618 gene encoding uncharacterized protein LOC111611618 isoform X2: MKVCLTLICLFFLTLQDGDAAGTHAEKEGGNITVGCTFSFSGSPMYFCKENCEGENILIETKENTAQKGRYSIEWVKNDFMSYVLYVSISELKRSDSGRYRCGLGSIARRYEDFYLDVTEASNSLEPNWTLETFTATFLSSTSVTTAATLTQRLISSSSTTIQQTTILSEPNGETFLLFYLGLGLAVLIVLLATVLLIYCQRKRFHQQKGRPAETNPTDLTINTIYEEIREEDRENKPPAGEISSVYVYVQPDKPNAAESNEIYSLASEPQGQAKDGEAEYSEVQLLNDDTGSNGGHLGVSDNVTCSEPQLDMSSGSHGNSSNPLYSSITLEQELC; the protein is encoded by the exons ATGAAGGTCTGTCTCACTCTGATCtgcctcttcttcctca CTCTGCAGGATGGAGACGCTGCAGGAACTCATGCAGAAAAGGAAGGAGGAAACATCACAGTTGGAtgtacatttagtttttctggAAGCCCAATGTACTTCTGCAAGGAAAACTGTGAAGGAGAAAATATTCTgattgaaacaaaagaaaacacagctcAGAAAGGCAGATACAGCATTGAGTGggtaaaaaatgattttatgtcATATGTTCTCTATGTGAGCATCTCAGAACTGAAACGGTCTGACTCAGGACGGTACCGATGTGGTTTGGGTTCAATCGCACGTCGATATGAAGATTTTTATCTGGATGTGACTGAAG CTTCAAACAGTTTAGAACCAAACTGGACCCTGGAAACTTTTACAGCAACATTTCTATCATCAACTTCTgtaacaacagcagcaacattaACACAAAGGTTGATTTCCTCTTCATCTACAACCATCCAACAGACCACAATATTATCTGAACCCAATG gtgaaacatttctgctgttttatctgGGTCTGGGTCTGGCCGTCCTGATCGTCTTGTTAGCGACAGTTCTGCTGATTTACTGCCAGAGGAAACGCTTCCATCAACAGAAAG gtcgTCCAGCAGAAACAAATCCCACTGATTTAACA ATCAACACCATTTATGAGGAGATcagagaggaggacagagagaacAAACCTCCTGCTGGGGAAATATCTTCAGTTTATGTTTACGTCCAACCCGACAAACCAAACGCAGCTGAAAGCAACGAAATATACAGCCTGGCCAGCGAACCGCAGGGGCAA GCTAAAGATGGAGAAGCAGAGTATTCTGAAGTGCAGTTGTTGAACGATGACACCGGATCcaacggcggccatcttggtgTTTCAGATAACGTCACCTGCTCAGAACCTCAGTTAGATATGAGCTCTGGTAGCCATGGAAACAGTTCAAATCCTCTTTATTCCAGCATTACTTTAGAACAAGAGCTTTGCTGA
- the LOC111611634 gene encoding uncharacterized protein LOC111611634: MKVCLTLICLLFLTLQDGDAAGTRAGKEGENITVGFKFSFSGSPMYFCKENCEGENILIETKENTAQKGRYSIEWVKNDFMSYVFFVSISELKRSDSGWYRCALGSITYRYEDFYLDVTEASNSLEPNWTLETFTATFLSSTSVTTAATLTQRLISSSSTTIQQTTILSEPNGETFPLLYVGLGLAVLIVLLATVLLIYCQRKRFHQQKGLQLYVILTLIAKIILLSTPLVIFCWNSWAMKSKDLQLYVILTLIAKIILLSTPLVIFCWKWRSAMINKDSAVGTESDDVSQIDPELEEIKEDRQNNSPAEEISSVYS, encoded by the exons ATGAAGGTCTGTCTCACTCTGatctgcctcctcttcctca CTCTGCAGGATGGAGACGCTGCAGGAACTCGTGCAGGaaaggaaggagaaaacatCACAGTTggatttaaatttagtttttctggaAGCCCAATGTACTTCTGCAAGGAAAACTGTGAAGGAGAAAATATTCTgattgaaacaaaagaaaacacagctcAGAAAGGCAGATACAGCATTGAGTGggtaaaaaatgattttatgtcATATGTTTTCTTTGTGAGCATCTCAGAACTGAAACGGTCTGACTCAGGATGGTACCGATGTGCTTTGGGTTCAATCACATATCGATATGAAGATTTTTATCTGGATGTGACTGAAG CTTCAAACAGTTTAGAACCAAACTGGACCCTGGAAACTTTTACAGCAACATTTCTATCATCAACTTCTgtaacaacagcagcaacattaACACAAAGGTTGATTTCCTCTTCATCTACAACCATCCAACAGACCACAATATTATCTGAACCCAATG gTGAAACATTTCCGCTGCTTTATGTGGGTCTGGGTCTGGCCGTCCTGATCGTCTTGTTAGCGACGGTTCTGCTGATTTACTGCCAGAGGAAACGCTTCCATCAACAGAAAG GTCTGCAGCTTTATGTGATTCTGACTCTGATCGCCAAGATCATCTTGTTATCGACGCCTTTGGTGATTTTCTGCTGGAACAGTTGGGCCATGAAAAGCAAAG ATCTGCAGCTTTATGTGATTCTGACTCTGATCGCCAAGATCATCTTGTTATCAACACCTTTGGTGATTTTCTGCTGGAAGTGGCGATCCGCCATGATAAACAAAG attCTGCTGTGGGAACCGAGTCTGATGACGTCTCTCAG atCGATCCAGAACTGGAGGAAATCAAAGAGGACAGACAGAACAATTCACCTGCTGAGGAAATATCTTCAGTTTATTCCTGA
- the LOC111606754 gene encoding uncharacterized protein LOC111606754, protein MKVCLTLTCLFFLTALQDGETLIIYRGKEGGSITVRCKFGYFGEKRFLCKETCERKNILIETTKDKDQRGRFSIRYEERGYTKSDFLHVSITDLKSLDSGWYRCRSDGWTGIQYDDFDLVVTEDSSEPKWTQRPFLGSTFLPTASTTRKRTTRTTTQSFSHSPSETIKLPEKPAAAPDPLLYVGLTLGLLFVMLATTLLIFCQKKRFHQQKGPPVKIEPADFKTINTVYEEIREEDRENKPPAAEISSVYVCVQPDKPTATESNEIYSLASEPQGQTKEEDIEYSEVQLSNVAAGSNGGHLAASDNVTYSDPRLA, encoded by the exons ATGAAGGTCTGTCTCACTCTGACCtgcctcttcttcctca CAGCTCTGCAGGATGGAGAAACTCTGATAATCTACAGAGGAAAGGAAGGAGGAAGCATCACAGTTAGATGTAAATTTGGTTACTTTGGAGAGAAAAGGTTCCTTTGTAAGGAAacttgtgaaagaaaaaatattctcattgaaacAACTAAAGATAAAGATCAGAGAGGCAGATTCAGCATCAGATATGAAGAAAGAGGTTATACCAAATCTGATTTTCTACATGTGAGCATCACTGATCTGAAATCGTTAGACTCAGGATGGTACCGGTGTCGCTCAGATGGATGGACAGGAATTCAGTACGATGATTTTGATCTTGTTGTGACTGAAG ATTCTTCAGAACCAAAATGGACTCAAAGACCTTTTCTAGGATCAACTTTTCTCCCTACAGCTTCAACAACAAGAAAGAGAACAACTAGAACAACAACTCAGAGTTTCTCTCATTCTCCATCTGAAACCATCAAACTCCCTGagaaaccagctgcagctccag ATCCGCTGCTTTATGTGGGTCTGACTCTGGGCCTCCTGTTCGTCATGTTAGCGACGACTCTGCTGATTTTCTGCCAGAAGAAACGTTTCCATCAACAGAAAG gtccTCCGGTGAAAATAGAGCCTGCTGACTTCAAAACG ATCAACACCGTTTATGAGGAGATcagagaggaggacagagagaacAAACCTCCTGCTGCGGAAATATCTTCAGTTTATGTTTGCGTCCAACCCGACAAACCAACTGCAACTGAAAGCAACGAAATATACAGCCTGGCCAGCGAACCACAGGGGCAA ACTAAAGAGGAAGACATAGAGTACTCTGAAGTGCAGCTGTCAAACGTTGCTGCCGGATCAAACGGCGGCCATCTTGCTGCTTCAGATAACGTCACCTATTCAGATCCTCGCTTAGCTTAG